A genomic window from Triticum urartu cultivar G1812 chromosome 7, Tu2.1, whole genome shotgun sequence includes:
- the LOC125519055 gene encoding uncharacterized protein LOC125519055 encodes MPRNQIGDTVSGEVMPPPNQVGNRRLGPISGAEVLPKQVSNRTPVTVPPPSKQRKDQTVRTVSGGAVLPTQVGGRTPVSVPPSSPNQLGNRRVSTVSAGEVPPKHAGNRSTLSAQLPPKQCRDDRTVSTLSHGDVLRKQVGDRTPVSIHPAPKQRRTQTVGQVSGRQPLPQLHTTQQGRPASSSKPSACTALRGNTSAQARKPCAAATKTVVQVKSKKNKDIEEGEDEIRRLNELGLGDNVSKKDYGVYLNQLPGRPDVDISTKLDAVQLKELNVRHALYRLKYYQLSQNVPEDKLCYDKLKEDYPPSRLEEERFFKCYEEDGKLDWSFHTDYCKLAGLEDYQRLVPQNYGGYDYVRWDEYHKEFHSYEIEQEYVKYCEELSKKLKWMEAYVLKEQTSLMRGMILTRGTYQAMKIATDFSKIHANLAFSGFYEWFKSMAFDVTNYKEFDVLYYEIWQRCNQEKKFRDALDEVYELNRFPLSQNRMRCALENDTFCSEFEEEFLGFTACLKEFAEDKSKITEDKALELIAEALRKETPKPKFYEDYCRKKIDIAQAIGIIPSVPA; translated from the exons ATGCCGCGGAATCAGATCGGCGACACGGTCTCCGGTGAAGTGATGCCGCCGCCGAACCAAGTAGGGAATCGGAGGCTCGGCCCGATCTCCGGTGCAGAGGTGCTGCCGAAGCAAGTCAGTAATCGGACGCCCGTGACGGTCCCTCCGCCGTCGAAGCAACGCAAGGATCAGACGGTCCGCACGGTCTCCGGTGGAGCGGTGCTGCCGACGCAAGTTGGGGGTCGGACGCCCGTGTCAGTCCCTCCGTCGTCGCCCAACCAACTTGGAAATCGGAGGGTCAGCACCGTCTCCGCTGGAGAGGTGCCGCCGAAGCATGCTGGGAATCGGTCGACCTTGTCGGCCCAGCTGCCGCCAAAGCAATGCAGGGATGATCGGACGGTCTCCACGCTCTCCCATGGAGATGTGCTGCGGAAGCAAGTCGGGGACCGGACGCCCGTGTCGATCCATCCGGCGCCGAAGCAACGCAGGACTCAGACGGTCGGCCAGGTCTCCGGCAGACAACCCTTGCCGCAGCTGCACACCACACAACAAGGCAGACCGGCCAGCTCCTCGAAACCTAGTGCATGTACGGCTCTTCGTGGCAACACTAGTGCGCAAGCTCGTAAGCCATGTGCTGCTGCAACAAAAACTGTTGTACAAGTTAAGTCGAAGAAGAACAAAGATATAGAAGAAGGGGAGGACGAAATCCGAAGGCTGAACGAATTGGGATTGGGAGATAATGTCAGCAAGAAAGATTATGGTGTTTATCTCAACCAGCTGCCTGGCAGGCCTGATGTCGATATTTCCACTAAGCTGGATGCTGTGCAGCTCAAGGAGCTCAATGTTCGCCATGCGTTGTATCGCCTCAAGTATTATCAG CTGTCACAAAACGTGCCTGAGGATAAGCTTTGCTATGATAAATTGAAAGAGGACTACCCCCCTAGCCGTCTTGAGGAGGAGAGATTCTTTAAGTGCTATGAGGAAGATGGCAAATTAGATTGGTCTTTCCACACTGATTACTGCAAGCTTGCTGGCCTGGAGGACTACCAACGGCTGGTCCCTCAAAATTAT GGTGGTTATGACTATGTTCGTTGGGATGAATACCACAAGGAATTTCATAGCTATGAGATTGAACAAGAATATGTCAAGTATTGTGAAGAATTGTCCAAGAAACTTAAG TGGATGGAAGCTTATGTGCTAAAAGAACAAACATCACTTATG CGGGGAATGATTTTGACCAGAGGAACTTACCAAGCAATGAAGATCGCCACTGACTTCTCGAAGATACATGCGAACTTAGCCTTTTCTGGCTTCTAT GAGTGGTTCAAGAGCATGGCTTTTGATGTTACGAACTACAAAGAGTTCGATGTACTCTATTATGAGATTTGGCAGAGGTGCAATCAGGAG AAGAAATTCAGAGATGCTTTGGATGAGGTGTATGAACTTAACAGGTTCCCATTGAGCCAAAACAGAATGAGATGTGCACTGGAGAATGACACATTCTGCTCGGAATTCGAAGAGGAG TTTCTTGGTTTCACAGCTTGCCTCAAGGAA TTTGCAGAGGACAAAAGCAAGATCACTGAGGATAAAGCCCTGGAGTTGATTGCAGAGGCACTTAGAAAGGAG ACGCCGAAACCAAAGTTCTATGAGGATTATTGTAGGAAGAAGATAGATATTGCTCAAGCTATTGGAATAATTCCCAGCGTACCGGCTTAA